A region of Antedon mediterranea chromosome 8, ecAntMedi1.1, whole genome shotgun sequence DNA encodes the following proteins:
- the LOC140057082 gene encoding enoyl-CoA delta isomerase 2-like isoform X1, with the protein MATSLSYQRMLEFLKSAASMRFRQIVPRQQFHKTTSKMFANEDDFNAAKERVNLLKEDPGNEAKLKMYALFKQATVGTCKASKPGAFDFVGKAKWQAWTNLGSLDQKSARQKYIDMVQQLLDEQGVTVDGSTTAEAQSTEQFKTLNVTSENGVYKIMLNRPNKKNALTFDSYNELVKALDTAGKDPTIVLATITGAGDYYCSGNDLNNFMSATPDTMSDMAKDGGVILNKFVSAFIDFPKPLIGLVNGPAVGVSVTILGLFDVVYSTNKATFVTPFSALGQSPEGCSSYVFPKIMGRAKANEVLLFGRKLTADEACDRGLVASVFPDDKFQKETSRLVDEYAKLPKNSMRLSKNLIRSNDKDLLHKVNDAECELLVERWTSDECVQAIMNFFTQKAKL; encoded by the exons ATGGCAACCTCCTTGTCATACCAGCGAATGTTAGAATTTCTGAAATCTGCAGCATCAATGCG ATTTCGGCAAATTGTTCCAAGGCAACAATTTCATAAAACGACATCTAAGATGTTTGCAAATGAAGACGATTTCAATGCTGCTAAAGAACGCGTCAACCTCTTAAAAGAAGACCCAGGAAATGAGGCCAAATTGAAGATGTATGCTCTTTTTAAACAA GCCACTGTTGGAACTTGTAAAGCCTCAAAACCAGGGGCATTTGACTTTGTTGGTAAGGCTAAGTGGCAAGCCTGGACTAACCTAGGATCTCTTGATCAG AAAAGTGCAAGACAGAAATACATAGATATGGTTCAACAACTTCTAGATGAACAGGGAGTCACTGTAGATGGCTCAACAACAGCTGAAGCACAGTCTACAGAACAGTTTAAAACTTTAAATGTTACATCAGAAAATGGTGTTTATAAAATCATGCTGAATCGACCAAATAAGAAAAATGCACTTACATTTGAT AGCTACAATGAACTTGTAAAAGCATTAGATACTGCTGGTAAAGATCCAACTATTGTTCTGGCTACAATTACAG GTGCTGGTGATTATTATTGCAGTGGAAATGATCTAAATAATTTTATGTCAGCAACTCCGGATACAATGAGTGATATGGCAAAAGATGGTGGAGTTATACTAAA TAAGTTTGTTTCAGCATTTATTGACTTTCCAAAGCCTTTAATTGGATTGGTGAATGGACCAGCTGTTGGTGTATCTGTCACTATATTGGGTCTCTTTGATGTGGTTTACAGTACAAATAAG gCAACATTTGTAACTCCATTCTCAGCTCTTGGTCAAAGTCCTGAGGGATGCTCCTCTTATGTTTTCCCAAAAATCATGGGAAGGGCAAAG GCAAATGAGGTGTTGTTATTTGGCCGTAAACTAACAGCTGATGAGGCATGTGACAGAGGCCTTGTTGCAAGTGTTTTCCCAGATGATAAATTTCAAAAAGAAACCAGTAGGCTGGTAGACGAGTATGCCAAGTTGCCTAAAAAT TCAATGAGGCTTTCTAAAAACCTGATCAGAAGTAATGACAAAGACCTCCTTCATAAGGTTAATGATGCCGAATGTGAATTACTGGTGGAAAGATGGACTTCAGATGAGTGTGTACAGGCTATCATGAACTTCTTTACTCAAAAAGCAAAACTTTAA
- the LOC140057082 gene encoding enoyl-CoA delta isomerase 2-like isoform X2: MFANEDDFNAAKERVNLLKEDPGNEAKLKMYALFKQATVGTCKASKPGAFDFVGKAKWQAWTNLGSLDQKSARQKYIDMVQQLLDEQGVTVDGSTTAEAQSTEQFKTLNVTSENGVYKIMLNRPNKKNALTFDSYNELVKALDTAGKDPTIVLATITGAGDYYCSGNDLNNFMSATPDTMSDMAKDGGVILNKFVSAFIDFPKPLIGLVNGPAVGVSVTILGLFDVVYSTNKATFVTPFSALGQSPEGCSSYVFPKIMGRAKANEVLLFGRKLTADEACDRGLVASVFPDDKFQKETSRLVDEYAKLPKNSMRLSKNLIRSNDKDLLHKVNDAECELLVERWTSDECVQAIMNFFTQKAKL, translated from the exons ATGTTTGCAAATGAAGACGATTTCAATGCTGCTAAAGAACGCGTCAACCTCTTAAAAGAAGACCCAGGAAATGAGGCCAAATTGAAGATGTATGCTCTTTTTAAACAA GCCACTGTTGGAACTTGTAAAGCCTCAAAACCAGGGGCATTTGACTTTGTTGGTAAGGCTAAGTGGCAAGCCTGGACTAACCTAGGATCTCTTGATCAG AAAAGTGCAAGACAGAAATACATAGATATGGTTCAACAACTTCTAGATGAACAGGGAGTCACTGTAGATGGCTCAACAACAGCTGAAGCACAGTCTACAGAACAGTTTAAAACTTTAAATGTTACATCAGAAAATGGTGTTTATAAAATCATGCTGAATCGACCAAATAAGAAAAATGCACTTACATTTGAT AGCTACAATGAACTTGTAAAAGCATTAGATACTGCTGGTAAAGATCCAACTATTGTTCTGGCTACAATTACAG GTGCTGGTGATTATTATTGCAGTGGAAATGATCTAAATAATTTTATGTCAGCAACTCCGGATACAATGAGTGATATGGCAAAAGATGGTGGAGTTATACTAAA TAAGTTTGTTTCAGCATTTATTGACTTTCCAAAGCCTTTAATTGGATTGGTGAATGGACCAGCTGTTGGTGTATCTGTCACTATATTGGGTCTCTTTGATGTGGTTTACAGTACAAATAAG gCAACATTTGTAACTCCATTCTCAGCTCTTGGTCAAAGTCCTGAGGGATGCTCCTCTTATGTTTTCCCAAAAATCATGGGAAGGGCAAAG GCAAATGAGGTGTTGTTATTTGGCCGTAAACTAACAGCTGATGAGGCATGTGACAGAGGCCTTGTTGCAAGTGTTTTCCCAGATGATAAATTTCAAAAAGAAACCAGTAGGCTGGTAGACGAGTATGCCAAGTTGCCTAAAAAT TCAATGAGGCTTTCTAAAAACCTGATCAGAAGTAATGACAAAGACCTCCTTCATAAGGTTAATGATGCCGAATGTGAATTACTGGTGGAAAGATGGACTTCAGATGAGTGTGTACAGGCTATCATGAACTTCTTTACTCAAAAAGCAAAACTTTAA